Proteins found in one Campylobacter lari genomic segment:
- a CDS encoding autotransporter outer membrane beta-barrel domain-containing protein, producing MEKLNRKIFLSACVATFVASSAVAIEPSNPRPGVIDDFQLTHLGGGEYQFVSSKNPQGNTFHITTDLGDNDIGQGAVLETPIKHLTINTPDSVIEVGGERGSHYGSIGGKNPHYSFAIKAKEVNFIGKKNPDNVINYPDAGFGNVNQGGLDDSLIYKPGMKPGDIIGGIVDDGFGAIFNPDTGMNNGALTDKNPWTPTWIQDSRENVSLNVFHNGLIDGNVNMDHANFKVIAGNFNGTNYNGALTINGDLFAHDSLFTLHGPHQFTVNGNAVIRNSVFELANFSNPVSEKGVYLLSATNFNKEFTEVNTVRNVLLIPEGKILGLKGSALAEYDDQVVKVIIDQDKKYFNYRLNIIGNDAYAQGGLTSSIKNINISDLLKEMRIEVLTQLHDYYAQKAYEQNQQHPGVDPKFDYSQILADLKKQMNDITSNEKVITYGQQIDSVLASLKNSDRQLAANSALINAIKGDVRQAQAVVDSARESANNSNRQGAIQIINLANEMAIATRMAQSRNVGENSVWANAFGGANMIGSDSEGVYGTTIGIDRQFNDAIFFGAYLTYADSQLNHNSLNQDSNNLQLGLYSRIANGQHEFDIKTYAQFSFADQERFLNGTSNKSDFTQTYLGASGSYGYVFDFSDNFSIKPLIGLNLYYSHTPDYTENGLWAQKVYSMDSFAASAELGAEFRKFFNGGSYFYVTPKIEQFFAMSGDNFKARFTGSDFSYNVAGAEKDKTFGKILIGSNISVTDRFSIDLSVGAKQILGNKDDNTDETYITGNIGVKYSF from the coding sequence ATGGAAAAGTTGAATAGAAAAATTTTTCTTTCCGCTTGTGTTGCTACTTTTGTAGCTAGCTCAGCTGTAGCTATAGAACCATCTAATCCTAGACCAGGTGTTATCGATGACTTTCAATTAACACACCTAGGGGGAGGGGAATATCAATTCGTTTCATCAAAAAACCCACAAGGTAATACCTTTCACATAACAACAGATTTAGGTGATAATGATATAGGTCAAGGTGCCGTATTAGAAACACCTATTAAACACTTAACAATTAACACCCCTGATTCTGTTATCGAAGTAGGTGGAGAAAGAGGTTCTCACTATGGTTCAATAGGCGGTAAGAATCCACACTATTCTTTTGCTATCAAAGCCAAAGAAGTAAATTTCATAGGTAAAAAAAATCCGGATAATGTAATTAACTATCCAGATGCTGGCTTTGGAAATGTAAACCAAGGAGGATTGGATGATAGTTTAATATACAAACCTGGAATGAAGCCAGGCGATATAATCGGAGGTATTGTTGATGATGGCTTTGGTGCAATTTTCAATCCAGATACAGGAATGAATAATGGTGCCCTAACAGATAAAAATCCATGGACTCCAACTTGGATTCAAGATTCAAGAGAAAACGTTTCTTTAAATGTATTCCATAATGGTTTAATTGATGGCAATGTTAATATGGACCACGCAAACTTTAAAGTTATAGCGGGTAATTTCAATGGTACTAACTACAATGGCGCTTTAACCATAAACGGCGATCTTTTTGCGCATGATTCATTATTTACTTTACATGGACCACACCAATTCACTGTAAATGGTAATGCGGTAATTAGAAATTCTGTATTTGAGCTTGCCAACTTTAGCAACCCTGTATCAGAAAAAGGTGTTTATTTGCTAAGTGCTACAAACTTCAATAAAGAATTTACAGAAGTAAATACAGTTAGAAATGTATTACTAATCCCAGAAGGAAAAATTCTAGGTCTTAAAGGTAGTGCATTGGCAGAGTATGATGATCAAGTTGTAAAAGTAATCATTGATCAAGATAAAAAATACTTCAACTATAGATTAAATATAATTGGAAATGATGCTTATGCTCAAGGTGGCTTAACAAGTAGCATTAAAAATATCAATATTAGTGATTTATTGAAAGAAATGAGAATTGAAGTTTTAACTCAATTACACGATTATTATGCTCAAAAAGCTTATGAGCAAAATCAACAACATCCTGGTGTTGATCCTAAATTTGACTATAGTCAAATCCTAGCTGATCTTAAAAAACAAATGAATGATATAACTTCCAATGAAAAAGTTATTACTTATGGACAACAAATTGATTCAGTTTTAGCTTCTTTGAAAAATTCTGACAGACAATTAGCAGCTAATTCAGCTTTAATTAATGCTATAAAAGGCGATGTTAGACAAGCACAAGCTGTTGTTGATTCAGCTAGAGAAAGTGCAAACAACTCTAATCGTCAAGGTGCTATTCAAATCATCAATCTAGCTAACGAAATGGCTATTGCAACTAGAATGGCTCAATCAAGAAACGTTGGTGAAAATAGCGTATGGGCTAATGCTTTTGGTGGTGCTAACATGATTGGTAGTGATAGTGAAGGTGTATACGGAACTACTATAGGTATCGACAGACAATTTAATGATGCTATATTCTTTGGTGCGTATTTAACTTATGCTGATTCACAATTAAACCATAATTCATTAAATCAAGATTCTAATAACTTACAATTAGGTCTTTACTCAAGAATCGCAAACGGCCAACATGAATTTGATATTAAGACATATGCACAATTTAGCTTTGCAGATCAAGAAAGATTTTTAAATGGCACTAGCAATAAATCTGATTTCACACAAACTTATTTAGGTGCAAGCGGTAGTTATGGCTATGTGTTTGATTTTAGTGATAATTTCTCAATCAAACCATTAATCGGATTAAATCTTTACTATAGCCACACTCCAGACTACACAGAAAATGGTCTTTGGGCTCAAAAAGTTTATTCAATGGATAGCTTTGCAGCAAGTGCAGAACTTGGAGCAGAATTTAGAAAATTCTTTAATGGTGGTAGCTATTTCTATGTTACTCCAAAAATTGAACAATTCTTTGCTATGAGTGGAGATAACTTTAAAGCTCGTTTTACGGGAAGTGATTTTAGTTACAATGTAGCTGGCGCTGAAAAAGACAAAACTTTTGGTAAAATTCTTATCGG